From Plasmodium brasilianum strain Bolivian I chromosome 3, whole genome shotgun sequence, the proteins below share one genomic window:
- a CDS encoding peptidyl-tRNA hydrolase 2, whose protein sequence is MNSESYELNLSNLKNDRYDSTLTMFFTFICGFLLGILIKYLKEIKRSALKVKETCLNIDSIYNLECKMVFCVRTDIKMNKGKICSQCCHACLSVYEKMLKRKNQLKNSGNSQSALTYFDVWKKTGQKKIVLKISSAEEMYEIERKAKMKNLITSIIIDAGRTQIEPNTETVIAIEPVPDEVVNDITGQLKLL, encoded by the exons ATGAATTCAGAGAGCTATGAGCtaaatttaagtaatttaaaaaatgatagatATGATAGTACCCTTACTATGTTCTTTACCTTTATATGTGGGTTTTTACTCGGCATATTGATTAAGTACttaaaggaaataaaaagaagtgCTTTAAAAGTAAAGGAAACTTGTTTAAATATTGATTCAATATATAACCTTGAGTGTAAAATGGTATTCTGTGTTAGGACAG atataaaaatgaacaaaggaaaaatatgttcGCAGTGTTGTCATGCATGCTTATCAGTTTACGAGAAAAtgctaaaaagaaaaaatcaaCTTAAAAATAGCGGAAACTCTCAAAGTGCCTTGACGTACTTCGATGTGTGGAAAAAAAcgggacaaaaaaaaatagttcttAAAATATCA agCGCAGAAGAAATGTATGAAATTGAGAGAAAggcaaaaatgaaaaacctTATAACCTCCATAATTATTGACGCG GGAAGAACACAAATTGAGCCAAACACGGAAACAGTTATAGCTATTGAACCGG TACCAGATGAAGTAGTTAACGATATAACTGGGCAGCTTAAGCTTTTATAG
- a CDS encoding hypothetical protein (conserved Plasmodium protein) encodes MTKSKKKTCGKNQVLSLCNLKKLILKRKNCFNTVRNFIKFKKQKRKNSEQCRKLKQENLCPIVKQTDEEETNITKRVSNKSGVTKKRAKRKEKTKHNTEKINILQNKEKTKIIRNKTDIRKEKKKKKIIINKNKDRTYMQYEQKSVRHDDKKGAMTKEIRTKGEILKKRHKIKNDTCQENEPTELEEIYEVECKAKYEAKLEEKCEANFQEKKKEIVKANSLESIHKTEKFVRNSSNTIFRIQYSTNTYENKTVHICADTNNVIEKSSNSECVVELHTNNITDIKVKKERRIRKYKCKNKLGHTNNVSKDIVKLVLSKCVEVKCFIVTYKTNFRNILNNLFNEYMFLKKYLNSNYNTYHKLKFFFMCKHYLKKLHYVLSIFYDVIEQNDEYLLIELYNEIKNNLRLMYYVGRILSNYLTCIAYKKMVYIIIICVARVHTILNCILISEPFKNIVPELLNMVKQIKL; translated from the coding sequence atgacaaaaagtaagaaaaaaactTGTGGGAAAAACCAAGTACTATCATTATGCAATTTAAAGAAACTTATactgaaaaggaaaaattgtTTCAATACTGTTAGGAATTTTATAAAGTTcaaaaaacagaaaagaaaaaattctGAACAATGTAGAAAATTAAAGCAGGAAAATTTATGCCCTATTGTAAAACAAACCGATGAAGAAGAAACAAATATTACAAAGAGGGTCAGCAACAAATCTGGAGTTACTAAAAAGAGAGCAAagagaaaggaaaaaacgaAGCATAACactgaaaaaattaatattttacaaaataaagaaaaaacaaaaataataagaaacaAAACAGATATAAGGaaggagaagaaaaaaaaaaaaataataataaataagaataaggATAGAACTTATATGCAATACGAGCAAAAAAGTGTTAGACATGACGACAAAAAGGGGGCTATGACAAAAGAAATAAGGACAAAGGGGgaaatacttaaaaaaaggcataaaattaaaaatgacaCGTGTCAGGAAAATGAACCAACGGAGCTGgaagaaatatatgaagtAGAATGCAAAGCGAAATACGAAGCAAAACTAGAAGAAAAATGTGAGGCAAACtttcaggaaaaaaaaaaggaaatagtTAAAGCAAACTCACTAGAAAGCATCCACAAAACTGAAAAATTCGTACGTAATTCGTCTAATACTATATTCAGAATACAATATTCGACGAatacatatgaaaataaaacagtacatatatgtgctGATACAAATAATGTAATAGAAAAATCGAGCAATTCAGAATGTGTAGTTGAATTACATACGAATAATATAACAGACATAAAGgtaaagaaagaaagaagaataagaaaatataaatgcaaaaataaattagggCATACCAATAATGTTAGTAAGGACATAGTTAAATTGGTTTTATCTAAATGTGTTGAggtaaaatgttttattgtTACGTACAAAACGAACTTTAGAAACATACTaaacaatttatttaatgaatatatgtttCTTAAAAAGTATTTGAACAGcaattataatacatatcataaattgaaatttttttttatgtgtaaaCATTATTTAAAGAAGCTGCATTATGTTTTATCCATATTTTATGATGTTATAGAACAGAATGATGAGTATTTACTGatagaattatataatgagataaaaaacaatttaagATTAATGTACTATGTAGGGAGAATATTGTCAAATTATTTAACTTGCATagcttataaaaaaatggtatatatcataataatttgtGTTGCGCGAGTGCATACAATTTTAAATTGTATTCTTATATCGGAACCTTTTAAAAACATTGTACCAGAATTGTTAAATATGGTTAAGCAAATTAAATTGTAA
- a CDS encoding methyltransferase, translated as MFTLSSFKKLLIGVTSANVGVVLSCFYVFKKNRPLNDKSINEPSENFRIKTFDELAKNYDEKNDFIEKITSINKYKKKNFRKVHGVVLEIGAGTGRNFSYLKNIEALVCVEKSVKMCEQIKKKLEKEKPIYPVYVINNDIKNSLFKSNVFDCVISSFTLCSFEHVDESLQKVLDIMKQNGKFYLIERGIIYNKIIRYILEKLDLYPNRKIPWEYGYYENRDPLNLLKKNNFNIVFKLIKNAGSIYIITAKKHTISLSYSQSKQFTKEENNTNTVTHNHNMPSENNSNKKYIQQTVQKKTFDIDNIICQQKGIPIYYYYKNV; from the exons atgtttacacTATCCTCTTTTAAGAAG cTGCTTATAGGCGTGACAAGTGCAAATGTTGGGGTGGTGTTAAGCTGTTTTTATgtcttcaaaaaaaatagacctttaaatgataaaagtataaatgaACCAAGTGAAAATTTTCGAATTAAAACTTTTGACGAGCTAGCCAAAAACTacgatgaaaaaaatgatttcatagaaaaaattacatccataaacaaatacaaaaaaaagaactttCGAAAAGTGCATGGTGTGGTACTAGAAATAGGAGCAGGGACAGGAAGaaatttttcctatttaaaaaatatagaagcCTTAGTATGTGTTGAAAAAAGCGTAAAAATGTGTGAacagataaagaaaaaattggaaaaagaaaaaccaATTTACCCTGTTTATGTTATAAacaatgatataaaaaatagtctTTTCAAATCTAATGTTTTTGACTGTGTTATTTCGTCTTTTACATTATGTTCTTTTGAACATGTGGACGAAAGTTTACAAAAAGTATTGGACataatgaaacaaaatggaaaattttatttaattgaaagaggtattatttataacaaaatcataagatatattttagaaaaactGGATTTATACCCTAATAGGAAAATACCATGGGAATATGGCTATTATGAAAATAGAGACCCcttaaatttgttaaaaaaaaataacttcaACATTGTTTTTaaacttataaaaaatgctggaagtatttacataataacaGCGAAGAAACATACTATCTCTTTATCTTATAGCCAAAGTAAACAATTTACTaaggaagaaaataatacCAATACAGTTACACATAACCATAATATGCCAAGCGAAAATAATagcaacaaaaaatatattcaacaAACAGTTCAAAAGAAAACTTTTGATattgataatattatatgccAACAAAAGGGTATTCCcatttattactattataaaaatgtttaa
- a CDS encoding hypothetical protein (conserved Plasmodium protein), producing MGKKSELKTSYKGEEKSNEINCNGLITRIHNNESYYENDALATLNEPFSDIANTEQWLKPFNKDNFCLKEKYNKNRFCCTENFGCFKELKKNDDRTLFIKNVKRKFINDLCEYYNKLRVKYFDENLLFENSTTDDKDFKLKESTSENEGIPNNRMSYTPDNRHSDISILRKNNCKLNEKNKIQQSLFHLGERTYAPPYSNNKKCIPEIFSNQDKEYIYVSADVNLSAKRENRSAFKLMNENSRNYIKTDRKDKFFRNMKKEIPNKQFINIKNKNTYFDSNKKKIPLVLSCEKKETDLKQKTKNYGNHKELNKGNIHIEKEKRVNNISKEFSSDLDNSKNEHVIYVSPNSDNTTVSRTKKGMIKYTSELFYNSERFNRTKLKLTHNKSFLESQQNLSKLCKLNEVNKSNKINRSNKINRSNKNNIIKNLDLPGQGDKRKMEAENIILNNYQRNLENKSNKSFKGILYTVKEKIDLVTDSEGSTTSVNVQKNKAKEYIVNKLNKVELGNKLTQTNLHREDHNDDDTHTSWESHNKDILNFSNKNEKKSEYETKKKFYKSAASVSRIIKWYNKKIPSMNKMTHERKQSFSKKRPDKRQKCRKKKGGTKPDNRKLGKKVVEKNKMINEKKNWTESSYEAEKKKILLYEKHKFENKQLDYYFDMNKPKGEIIEKGNFKKKTKKKKENISMKKKKKKDSYHYMHDEDNNMETNKYVSPRFSNMETFSVMCVEEKSGSNDIEKLNYDKDYKSGRKAYTKLHTNGRSEKNRGKRSYGILNIFKSSTDSIHIKSNSISHEKMNLNNEWNEKVKQNEEVVWGKADRESGEDRKGSEIYSLERSEKNYDRDRHVSEWKTRRACKNTLDIYSKENIYTNTQFRRIIEKRKRNDINVNIEEGTTNSDYYDDDDNDREKKIKPKNSKNGKGNFYYGIVNYEKLRKENTKSRGNIDNAKSYRTISTNSLLYMNEYDKVADEQYYGDDESSHLSSSSSEIHYSNRRESYINFYSKMYIGKSSEEQCCVQKNEQYCYDYSSYREKHEEGNFTAIGNIPKESSIIKSNVVYSDDNTKDLIRSNNKLHTDVLLHNKLVPGGVGGTKVLISSSLENSVRDNFTKRAFIMHEEMYKVLKKKKYDNEIENILKIFSKHVKAKRTYNKSDDYLVVKKKKKRSNKQNVKKKIQKMGSKKRCNKIEREELKTQNIDLTSYTKPIKKMDKIYLDKAPKSLPLTMLIIRNFEENKEKVDKHIKVRYKVELTTNMKSTLKLKESIEKEKQLFSRIEKIYNFCDVYKEETNEKYDYNLVDTFIPFPNMKRFSNNLEPYKMITFNTTAEKEGKKNVSFNISRIVKNNWGKNTHKNKFTPYNNNSIRAVKELEKRNVYTFGKKSNLLSKRDTYNKVCNGGGGSIKLPTKMIVFSKKGGKNTAFSPLSRKNTLKHNFNRDMLLLNRREEQYENGTSTYDVTSPLPKQALKVDDFTCESKYFEKNKYSTNIEQYSVVIRNSMEKEKKKEVFLKETNKLKSPRRVKSSTDINISTTKLSNDKKINENFTIKNETLPKVNEVYICKGKSTNNIQDEIIRYGQLKNSLTAGFKKISSKGKENISHVIKGQNSDSYSSLDPFESEKRNNRNYKDVKKGVEGKKITSCFDNDRVVSIDESENFIKHYREREETTHEREETTHEREETTHEREETTHEREETTHEREETTHEREETTLERDKSTREGLPKGEELHKEKDKYKTKIYHKKKDINGSVSNNDSSNCSMDKNNKLIPGIVDSIVHVSERNAFNKVYPVNKEEMNGNKTGIYSKILYEEENTRKRDKDGKNLTGEKAKVEGIYEKCKLKKDTIRIYPNWLNEENEYLYERVSPIFAKEFHKFSKENLKEKKRRRKEKRMYKKGKCLSRLNSLSRLSRLSRLNSLSRLGRLSRLGRLSRLNSLSRLSKLSRLNKLNMSFASNSKGEETILGCLAKKEGNKYNFVSKIRYDDGQKKRNITPDLIQHSNNIKDRGEWDKGIGGSNKTYSILHFTGKEEEEKKDKTLFSKPIERGGQVYSNLMIKGSSLKNWHDNESISKKKRIKKKVETSRSQNKTGNIMFNSLNKENINEKNISEQVKKLSKQEGYTNGRGSEKDFHNLNASFLYGKKTGIITDVPILTSKKKLRKYSNYVDLKSLNISMRTLEFFVEKQYLKKDIPSTKMHSIKGRRSKLRGEMSIGRSKTSEKTSRGRRKKKDFPPSTNLHMSFLKKQENRRKIKKIKKKYEKNKEKKQKKEEREKLEKMEKKYNFGELTEKDQFSILSYNESSENQSHVTPKILYDAKKKKNSRMATLAATTSNADVNITTCEKHNGEKLKFPKIITKKTITSFNLNEKHANDFNEQPILNEKKEKIFKWSNNEIKSDSFTDKLKKIIQVKRTLYSSNNNIIEYSYEDLENLQNMESKEEEVKMNNESTKEELISGKKKNAIFTERKDSIFSNKRKNKVVEQFLTIKINIITVYLHYFNIKRVNMKGNFNMKVTIYSSSNMKTIENNCKTDTFPCYFTSHTNGICLSSDAFKKIDALCENDSKEYFKLIISCRRERAFLKKELIRIYSRTFQAPVELKAYNLSRNKKYAFETSSSNDELYELNGNIIMGTL from the exons ATGGGAAAGAAAAGCGAGTTAAA AACTTCATACAAGGGAGAAGAAAAGTCAAATGAAATAAACTGTAACGGTTTAATAACTAGGATACATAATAATGAGAGTTATTATGAAAACGATGCATTAGCTACTTTGAATGAACCCTTTTCTGATATAGCTAATACTGAACAATGGCTTAAACCATTTAATAAGGATAACTTCTGTCTTAaagagaaatataataaaaacaggTTCTGTTGCACAGAAAATTTTGGATGCTTCAAagaacttaaaaaaaatgatgacagaacattattcattaaaaatgttaagagAAAATTCATTAATGACTTATGTGAGTATTATAATAAACTCagagtaaaatattttgatgaGAATTTGTTATTTGAAAACTCTACAACGGACGACAAA GATTTTAAACTGAAGGAAAGTACTAGCGAAAATGAAGGCATTCCTAACAATAGAATGTCAT ACACGCCAGATAATCGCCACTCGGATATCAGCATTTTGAGGAAAAACAACTGTAAATTGAATGAGAAGAATAAAATTCAACAGTCTTTGTTTCATTTGGGGGAAAGAACTTATGCTCCTCCCTAttcaaataataagaaatgtATTCCTGAAATTTTTAGTAATCAAGATAAagaatacatatacgtaAGTGCAGATGTAAATCTCTCTGCAAAGAGAGAAAATAGATCAGCTTTTAAACTCATGAATGAAAATTctagaaattatataaaaacagatagaaaagataaatttttCAGAAATATGAAGAAGGAAATTCCAAATAAgcaatttataaatattaaaaacaaaaatacatattttgatTCAAACAAGAAGAAAATACCCTTAGTATTAAGTTGtgagaaaaaagaaacagatttaaaacaaaagacaaaaaattatggtaATCATAAAGAGCTTAATAAGggtaatatacatatagaaaaagaaaaaagagtaaataatatatcaaaagaATTTAGTAGTGATTTAGATAATAGTAAGAACGAACATGTTATTTATGTTTCACCTAATAGTGACAATACTACCGTAAGTAGAACTAAGAAAggtatgataaaatatacttcCGAATTATTCTACAATAGTGAACGATTTAACAGAACAAAGTTGAAATTGACGCATAATAAATCCTTTTTAGAGAGTCAACAAAATTTAAGTAAGTTGTGCAAGTTGAATGAGGTGAATAAGTCGAATAAGATAAATAGGTCTAATAAGATAAATAGGtcgaataagaataatatcattaaaaacTTAGATTTACCTGGACAAGGTGATAAACGAAAAATGGAGgcagaaaatataattttaaataattaccAGAGAAACctagaaaataaaagtaataaaagttttaaagGTATACTTTACACTGTTAAGGAAAAGATTGATCTTGTCACTGACAGTGAAGGAAGTACTACATCCGTAAACGTACAGAAGAATAAAGCGAAGGAATACATAGTcaacaaattaaataaagtaGAACTAGGAAATAAACTAACTCAAACAAATTTACACCGTGAAGACcataatgatgatgatacACATACGTCTTGGGAAAGCCATAATAAGGATAtcttaaatttttctaataaaaatgagaaaaaaagtgagtatgaaacaaaaaagaaattttataaatctgCAGCAAGTGTTTCGCGGATAATAAAATggtacaataaaaaaataccaaGTATGAATAAAATGACGCACGAAAGGAAACAATCATTTTCTAAAAAGAGACCAGATAAAAGGCAGAAGtgtaggaaaaaaaaaggaggaacAAAACCAGACAATAGAAAATTAGGGAAAAAAGTagtagaaaaaaacaaaatgataaatgagaaaaaaaattggacaGAGTCATCATACGAagcggaaaaaaaaaaaattctcctGTATGAAAAGCATAAATTTGAGAACAAACAATTAGACTATTACTTTGATATGAATAAGCCCAAAGGagaaataatagaaaagggaaatttcaaaaaaaaaacaaaaaagaagaaggaaAACATATcaatgaagaagaagaaaaaaaaggacagTTATCATTATATGCACGATGAAGATAACAATAtggaaacaaataaatatgtgaGTCCAAGGTTTTCAAATATGGAAACCTTCTCAGTAATGTGTGTGGAAGAAAAAAGCGGAAGCAATGatattgaaaaattgaaCTATGATAAAGATTACAAAAGTGGCAGAAAGGCATATACTAAGCTTCATACTAATGGTAGAAGTGAAAAGAACAGGGGAAAAAGAAGTTACggaattttaaatattttcaaatctTCTACAGATAGTATCCATATTAAGAGTAATAGCATATCACATGAAAAGATGAATTTGAATAACGAATGGAACGAAAAAGTGaaacaaaatgaagaagTTGTGTGGGGAAAAGCAGATCGTGAAAGCGGGGAAGACCGGAAAGGTAGTGAAATATACAGTCTTGAAAGAAGTGAGAAGAATTACGATAGAGATAGACATGTCAGTGAATGGAAGACAAGAAGAGCATGTAAAAATACTCttgatatatattcaaaGGAGAACATATATACTAATACGCAGTTTAGAAGAATTATTGAAAAGAGGAAaagaaatgatataaatgtaaatatcgAAGAAGGAACTACTAACAGTGATTActatgatgatgatgataatgatagagaaaaaaaaataaaacctaaaaacagcaaaaatggaaaaggaaatttttattatggcattgttaattatgaaaaattgaGGAAAGAAAATACTAAAAGTAGGGGCAATATAGATAATGCAAAGAGTTATAGAACCATTTCTACAAATTCGTTATTGTATATGAATGAATATGACAAGGTAGCAGATGAACAGTACTACGGAGACGATGAGAGTTCGCACTTGAGTTCATCATCATCCGAGATTCATTATAGTAACAGAAGGGaaagttatataaatttctacagtaaaatgtatatagGAAAATCAAGCGAAGAGCAATGTTGTGTGCAAAAGAACGAACAGTATTGTTATGACTATTCTAGTTATAGAGAAAAACATGAAGAAGGAAATTTTACAGCAATTGGTAATATTCCAAAAGAGAGCAGCATAATCAAAAGTAATGTTGTCTATTCGGATGATAATACAAAAGATTTAATAAGGAGTAATAACAAATTACATACAGATGTActattacataataaattagTACCTGGTGGTGTAGGGGGAACAAAAGTACTGATAAGCTCATCTTTAGAGAATAGTGTTCGAgataattttacaaaaaggGCTTTTATTATGCATGAAGAAATGTACAAAgttttgaaaaagaaaaagtacgataatgaaatagaaaacatattaaaaatattttctaaacATGTAAAGGCAAAAAGGACATACAACAAAAGTGACGATTATCttgttgtaaaaaaaaaaaaaaaaagatcaaacaaacaaaatgttaaaaaaaaaatacaaaaaatgggTAGTAAAAAAAGGTGTAATAAAATAGAGAGAGAAGAACTGAAGACGCAAAATATAGACCTAACAAGTTATACGAAacctataaaaaaaatggacaAAATTTATTTGGACAAAGCTCCAAAAAGCTTGCCTCTAactatgttaataataagaaactttgaagaaaataaggaaaaagtagataaacatataaaagtaaGATATAAGGTCGAATTGACAACTAATATGAAGAGCACacttaaattaaaagaatcaATTGAAAAGGAGAAACAGCTATTTTCAAGAAttgagaaaatatataatttttgtgaTGTATACAAAGAAGAAactaatgaaaaatatgattacAATCTTGTAGATACATTTATTCCATTTCCAAATATGAAAAGATTTTCGAACAATCTTGAGCCatataaaatgataacaTTTAATACAACAGCGGAGAaggaggggaaaaaaaatgtctCTTTCAATATAAGTAGAATTGTAAAGAATAATTGGGGTAAAAACACGCATAAGAACAAATTTACTCCATACAATAATAACAGCATTAGGGCAGTTAAGgaattagaaaaaagaaatgtttaTACATTTGGAAAAAAATCGAATTTATTATCTAAACGTGATACCTATAATAAAGTGTGTAACGGAGGGGGAGGTAGTATAAAATTACCTACAAAAATGATagtattttcaaaaaagggGGGAAAAAACACTGCTTTTTCCCCTTTAAGTAGGAAGAACACATTGAAGCATAATTTCAATAGAGATATGCTTTTATTAAATAGAAGAGAAGAACAATATGAAAATGGAACTAGTACATATGATGTAACTTCACCCTTGCCAAAACAAGCGTTAAAAGTAGATGATTTTACTTGTGAgagtaaatattttgaaaaaaacaaatactcTACAAATATCGAGCAATATAGTGTGGTAATAAGAAACTCTAtggaaaaagagaagaaaaaggaagtatttttaaaagaaacaaacaaattaaaaagtcCAAGAAGAGTGAAAAGCTCAACTGATATAAACATTTCCACTACAAAATTGTCGAATGACAAGaagataaatgaaaattttaccataaaaaatgaaacgtTACCAAAAGTTAATgaagtgtatatatgtaagggGAAAAGCACGAATAATATCCAAGACGAAATTATCCGTTACGGACAATTAAAAAACTCTTTAACGGCaggttttaaaaaaattagctcTAAGgggaaagaaaatattagcCATGTTATTAAAGGTCAAAACAGTGACAGCTATAGTTCATTGGACCCTTTTGAAAGTGAAAAGAGGAACAACAGAAATTACAAGGATGTTAAGAAAGGGgtggaaggaaaaaaaataacaagttGTTTTGACAATGATAGAGTTGTTTCCATTGACGAAAGTGAAAACTTTATAAAGCACTACCGTGAGAGGGAAGAGACTACCCATGAGAGGGAAGAGACTACCCATGAGAGGGAAGAGACTACCCATGAGAGGGAAGAGACTACCCATGAGAGGGAAGAGACTACCCATGAGAGGGAAGAGACTACCCATGAGAGGGAAGAGACTACCCTTGAGAGGGACAAATCTACGCGTGAGGGTCTTCCTAAGGGTGAAGAGTTGCACAAGGAGAAGGACAAatataaaactaaaatatatcataaaaaaaaagatattaatgGTAGCGTAAGTAATAACGACAGTAGTAACTGTAGTAtggataaaaataacaaactGATCCCTGGAATAGTCGACAGCATTGTGCACGTTTCTGAAAGAAATGCTTTTAATAAAGTATATCCagtaaataaagaagaaatgaATGGCAATAAAACGGGGATATATTCTAAAATACTTTACgaagaagaaaatacaaGAAAAAGAGACAAAGATGGGAAAAACCTTACAGGAGAAAAAGCGAAAGTAGAGggtatatatgaaaaatgtaaacttAAGAAAGATACGATAAGAATATACCCAAATTGGCTTAATGAggaaaatgaatatttatatgaacgAGTTTCTCCTATTTTTGCAAAAGAATTCCATAAATTTTcgaaagaaaatttaaaagaaaaaaagagaagaagaaAGGAGAAACGTATGTATAAAAAGGGAAAGTGCCTCAGCAGATTAAACAGTTTAAGCAGATTAAGCAGGTTAAGCAGATTAAACAGTTTAAGCAGATTAGGCAGGTTAAGCAGATTAGGCAGGTTAAGCAGATTAAACAGTTTAAGCAGATTAAGCAAGTTAAGCAgattaaacaaattaaacatGTCGTTTGCATCGAATTCAAAAGGGGAAGAAACCATTTTAGGGTGTTTGGCTAAAAAAGAGGGaaataagtataattttGTAAGTAAGATTAGATATGATGATGGtcaaaaaaagagaaatatcACCCCTGATTTAATACAACATAGTAACAATATAAAGGATAGGGGAGAATGGGATAAAGGTATAGGGGGGTCTAATAAGACATATTCAATATTACACTTTACAGGgaaagaggaagaagagaaaaaagataaaactTTATTTTCTAAACCGATTGAGAGAGGGGGACAAGTTTATTCCAATCTAATGATAAAAGGTAGTTCTTTAAAAAACTGGCATGATAATGAAAGcatttccaaaaaaaaaaggatcaAAAAGAAAGTAGAAACTTCACGTTCCCAAAATAAAACAGGTAACATCATGTTCAATAGTTtaaacaaagaaaatataaatgaaaaaaatatatcggAACAGGTGAAGAAATTAAGTAAACAAGAGGGTTATACCAATGGGAGGGGGAGTGAAAAGGATTTTCACAATTTGAATGCCTCCTttttatatggaaaaaaaacaGGCATAATAACAGATGTACCAATTTtaacaagtaaaaaaaagctaagaaaatattcaaattatgTTGATTTAAAAAGCTTAAATATATCTATGAGAACACTTGAATTTTTTGTGGAAAAGCAGTACCTTAAAAAGGATATTCCTAGCACAAAAATGCACAGTATCAAAGGGAGAAGAAGCAAATTAAGAGGGGAAATGAGCATAGGAAGAAGTAAGACAAGCGAGAAAACAAGcagaggaagaagaaaaaaaaaagattttccCCCTTCTACCAATTTACACATgtcatttttgaaaaaacaggaaaacagaagaaaaataaaaaaaataaaaaagaaatatgaaaagaataaagaaaagaagcaaaaaaaggaagaaagggaaaaactagaaaaaatggaaaaaaagtaCAATTTTGGCGAACTTACGGAAAAAGACCAGTTTTCAATTTTAAGTTACAATGAAAGTAGTGAAAACCAGTCCCATGTTACcccaaaaatattatatgacgcaaaaaaaaaaaaaaatagtcgCATGGCTACTTTGGCTGCTACAACTTCTAATGCGGATGTTAATATTACCACTTGTGAGAAACATAATggggaaaaattaaaatttccaaaaattataacaaaaaaaacaataaccAGCTTTAATTTAAATGAGAAACATGCAAACGATTTTAATGAACAACCCAttctaaatgaaaaaaaagaaaaaatatttaaatggtcaaataatgaaataaaaagtgACAGCTTTACtgacaaattaaaaaaaataattcaagtAAAGCGTACACTTTATTCAAGTAACAACAACATAATAGAATATTCTTACGAAGATTTagaaaatttacaaaatatggAAAGTAAGGAGGAAGAAGTTAAAATGAACAATGAATCGACAAAAGAGGAGTTGATATctggcaaaaaaaaaaatgcaatcTTTACTGAAAGAAAAGACAGCATTTTTTCTAACAAAAGGAAGAATAAGGTGGTTGAACAGTTTTTAACCATcaagataaatataataacagtaTATCTAcactattttaatataaaacgCGTGAATATGAAAGGAAATTTTAACATGAAGGTAACTATTTATTCTTCTAGTAATATGAAGACAATTGAAAATAATTGTAAGACTGACACCTTTCCATGTTACTTTACATCTCACACGAATGGAATTTGCTTAAGTTCTGATGCCTTCAAAAAGATCGAC GCATTATGTGAAAATGATTCCAAGGAATACTTTAAATTGATTATTTCCTGTCGACGAGAAAGggcttttttaaaaaaggagttAATAAGAATCTACAGCAGAACTTTCCAAGCC CCTGTAGAATTGAAGGCATACAACTTAAGCCGAAATAAGAAATATGCATTCGAGACTAGCAGCTCAAATGATGAGCTCTACGAATTGAATG GTAATATTATAATGGGTACGCTCTAG